A region from the Phycisphaerales bacterium genome encodes:
- a CDS encoding undecaprenyl-phosphate glucose phosphotransferase: MLKQQHQLFVAILAGSDAAIAAAACLASWAARRTLMGEPWPTDARTIAKETLVLVSVPLTLLLMWLARVYRPRRDRSVLADVKQVAKASIAAKLVLVATVWAIAGDPATLFGSTKHALVAGIQTDAPRLQLALLTAFELTLLAIHRIVFRVILREIRSRGRNLRHVAVIGTGRLGRIACRTLERNSWTGIHVAYFISHRDRARRESCMGRPVHSGLVDLEETLEEHKPDAVYLAIPTAGAARVPDLLRRLERFAVDVRIIPDVQPRYLPLGMVVSELDGMPILSYRDNPHHGLGGATKRVLDFLGALAALILFSPLMLAIAAIIRATSDGPAIFTQPRVSLGGEVFDIYKFRTMTHAEDERTPAAWTSREDPRITRVGRWLRRTSLDELPQLFNVVLGDMSLVGPRPERPELVASFKDNWRGYILRQHVKAGITGWAQVNGLRGDTSLRKRLQLDLFYIRHWSLGFDLKILWLTLFRGFLHRNAH; this comes from the coding sequence GTGCTCAAGCAGCAGCATCAACTCTTCGTCGCCATCCTCGCCGGAAGCGATGCCGCGATCGCCGCCGCCGCCTGCCTCGCCTCCTGGGCCGCGCGACGCACACTCATGGGCGAGCCCTGGCCCACCGATGCGCGCACCATCGCGAAGGAAACCCTCGTCCTCGTTTCCGTTCCGCTCACGCTCCTGCTCATGTGGCTTGCCCGTGTCTATCGCCCGCGCCGCGACCGCTCCGTCCTCGCCGATGTCAAGCAGGTCGCCAAGGCCTCCATCGCCGCCAAACTCGTGCTTGTCGCCACAGTCTGGGCGATCGCCGGCGATCCCGCAACACTCTTCGGCTCCACCAAGCACGCCCTCGTCGCCGGAATCCAGACCGACGCCCCTCGCCTCCAACTCGCCCTCTTGACCGCCTTCGAACTCACGCTCCTCGCGATCCACCGCATCGTCTTCCGCGTGATCCTCCGCGAGATTCGTAGCCGAGGCCGAAACCTCCGCCACGTCGCCGTCATCGGCACAGGCCGCCTCGGGCGAATCGCCTGCCGCACGCTCGAGCGCAACTCCTGGACCGGTATCCACGTCGCCTATTTCATCTCCCATCGCGATCGTGCCCGCCGCGAGTCCTGCATGGGCCGCCCCGTGCACTCGGGGCTCGTCGATCTCGAAGAGACCCTCGAGGAGCACAAGCCCGACGCGGTCTATCTCGCGATTCCCACCGCCGGCGCCGCGCGCGTCCCCGATCTTCTTCGCCGACTCGAGCGCTTCGCCGTCGATGTCCGCATCATCCCCGATGTCCAGCCCCGCTATCTCCCCCTGGGCATGGTCGTCAGCGAACTCGATGGCATGCCCATCCTCAGTTACCGCGACAACCCGCACCACGGCCTGGGTGGCGCCACCAAACGGGTACTGGACTTCCTCGGCGCCCTCGCCGCACTCATCCTCTTCTCACCGCTCATGCTCGCCATCGCTGCCATCATCCGCGCCACCAGCGACGGCCCGGCGATCTTTACCCAGCCCCGCGTCAGCCTCGGCGGCGAGGTCTTCGATATCTACAAGTTCCGCACCATGACCCACGCCGAGGACGAGCGCACCCCCGCCGCGTGGACCAGCCGCGAGGACCCGCGCATCACCCGCGTCGGCCGATGGCTCCGCCGCACCAGCCTCGACGAACTCCCCCAACTCTTCAACGTTGTCCTCGGCGACATGAGCCTCGTTGGCCCCCGCCCCGAACGCCCCGAACTCGTCGCCTCATTCAAGGACAATTGGCGCGGCTACATCCTCCGCCAGCACGTCAAGGCCGGCATCACCGGCTGGGCCCAGGTCAACGGCCTCCGCGGCGACACCAGCCTCCGCAAACGCCTCCAACTCGACCTCTTCTACATCCGACACTGGAGCCTCGGCTTCGACCTCAAAATCCTCTGGCTCACCCTCTTCCGCGGCTTCCTCCACCGAAACGCCCACTAA
- a CDS encoding DnaJ domain-containing protein, whose protein sequence is MPKGDYYDILGITKKATADEIRNAYRKLARKYHPDVNPSAEAQESFKKLQEAYDVLSDEQKRKMYDEYGTYREQARGPQPSGRAYTWQGAPPGGAPFDEDLGSIFEAIFNGNKRDAGRTSRRGHRAHRQEPEREPLRAEVRVPFTTIARGGTEQVRLVQDGSSKSIEVRIPKGASDGAQLRMRGVADGSDVILTVRVDPHPLFRRGELIESGKGLDLYLDLPITIPEALFGGPVLVPTLDTAVELRLPPATSSGKMLRIKAHGLSDEVGSKGDLYAIVKIVVPQPQDLDPRQREAIESMRAIPGSPRTGPYWPRPVDAGQ, encoded by the coding sequence ATGCCAAAGGGGGACTACTACGACATTCTCGGCATCACGAAGAAGGCCACCGCGGACGAGATCCGCAATGCCTATCGAAAACTCGCGCGGAAGTACCATCCAGACGTGAACCCCTCCGCCGAAGCCCAGGAGAGTTTCAAGAAACTCCAGGAGGCCTACGACGTCCTCTCCGACGAGCAAAAGCGGAAGATGTACGACGAGTATGGCACCTACCGCGAGCAGGCGCGTGGCCCGCAGCCCTCCGGCCGCGCCTACACATGGCAGGGCGCGCCCCCGGGCGGCGCTCCCTTCGACGAAGATCTCGGCTCCATCTTCGAGGCCATCTTCAACGGCAACAAACGAGACGCCGGTAGGACTTCGCGCCGCGGCCACCGTGCCCATCGACAAGAACCCGAACGCGAGCCGCTCCGCGCCGAAGTCCGCGTCCCCTTCACCACCATCGCCCGCGGCGGCACCGAGCAAGTCCGCCTCGTCCAGGACGGCTCAAGCAAGTCCATCGAGGTGCGCATCCCCAAGGGCGCTTCCGACGGCGCCCAACTCCGTATGCGAGGCGTCGCCGATGGCAGCGACGTCATCCTTACCGTCCGCGTTGATCCGCATCCGCTCTTCCGCCGGGGAGAACTCATCGAGAGCGGCAAGGGCCTCGATCTCTATCTCGATCTGCCAATCACCATCCCCGAAGCCCTCTTCGGCGGTCCCGTCCTCGTGCCCACGCTCGACACCGCCGTCGAACTCCGCCTCCCGCCCGCCACCAGCAGCGGCAAGATGCTCCGCATCAAGGCCCACGGCCTTTCCGACGAGGTCGGCTCCAAGGGCGACCTCTACGCGATTGTCAAAATTGTCGTTCCCCAGCCCCAGGACCTCGACCCACGCCAACGCGAAGCCATCGAATCCATGCGAGCCATCCCGGGCTCACCACGCACAGGACCCTACTGGCCCCGTCCCGTGGATGCGGGGCAATAA
- the mdh gene encoding malate dehydrogenase, which translates to MRRAKISVIGAGNIGGECARALAMKELGDVVLVDIPIKDKPDLHMPKGKALDLACCGPVESFDSKITGTFEPRDIEGSDVVIVTAGVPRKPGQSRDDLVQINAGIVKGVAENIKKHAPNAVVIVVSNPLDAMVYVMWKVTGFPPSRVIGQAGALDVARYKTFLAWELGVSAEDIQGLLLGGHGDDMVPLPRRTSVNGIPVTDLLPMEKIQACVDRAKVGGGEVVKLMGTSAWYAPSAGTVEMVEAIVRDKKRVIACAAYCEDQFGVAPGAKGKGYFVGVPCVLGTGGVEKVITFKLDAEEQKFMNESISHVKELVSVVGKLYPDLA; encoded by the coding sequence ATGCGTCGAGCGAAGATCAGCGTCATCGGGGCCGGGAACATCGGGGGCGAGTGCGCTCGCGCCCTGGCCATGAAGGAACTGGGCGATGTCGTGCTCGTGGACATCCCCATCAAGGACAAGCCCGACCTGCACATGCCCAAGGGCAAGGCCCTCGACCTCGCGTGCTGCGGGCCGGTGGAGAGTTTTGACTCGAAGATCACCGGGACCTTTGAGCCCAGGGACATCGAAGGCTCCGACGTGGTCATCGTGACCGCGGGCGTGCCCCGCAAACCCGGACAGAGCCGCGACGACCTCGTGCAGATCAACGCGGGGATCGTGAAGGGCGTCGCCGAGAACATCAAGAAGCACGCCCCCAACGCCGTCGTGATCGTGGTGAGCAACCCCCTCGACGCGATGGTCTATGTCATGTGGAAGGTCACGGGATTCCCGCCCAGCCGCGTCATCGGCCAGGCCGGGGCGCTCGACGTCGCACGATACAAGACCTTCCTCGCGTGGGAACTCGGCGTGAGCGCCGAGGACATCCAGGGACTCCTGCTCGGCGGGCACGGAGACGACATGGTGCCGCTCCCGCGAAGGACCAGCGTCAACGGGATCCCCGTCACCGATCTGCTCCCCATGGAAAAGATCCAGGCCTGCGTGGACCGAGCCAAGGTCGGCGGCGGCGAGGTCGTCAAACTCATGGGCACCAGCGCGTGGTACGCGCCCAGCGCCGGAACCGTTGAGATGGTCGAGGCGATCGTCCGCGACAAGAAGCGCGTGATCGCCTGTGCCGCGTACTGCGAGGACCAGTTCGGCGTCGCGCCCGGGGCCAAGGGCAAGGGATACTTCGTCGGCGTCCCCTGCGTCCTGGGCACGGGCGGCGTCGAGAAGGTCATCACCTTCAAACTCGACGCCGAGGAGCAGAAGTTCATGAACGAGTCCATCAGCCACGTGAAGGAGCTGGTCTCGGTCGTGGGCAAGTTGTACCCCGATCTCGCCTGA
- a CDS encoding fibronectin type III domain-containing protein — protein sequence MAVLPDNREEQIVFCETHNDTWESNFAAIGLASDMVTLLKARTVAARGALDAALEARLASKTATSEYYNAVALMRTQAALCIDLIKAHAAQQPNPAVVYNLAQIPLPSPPSPLPAVGKPEDFIITLQPSGAVTLSWTADNAAASSGAFFEVTRKLPGQTAFVGIGGAPGATNRDRRMAFTDQSLPSTSAASGAQYIVRGRRGEDWGLPSDVVLVQFGFDAAGNMTSATLQMAA from the coding sequence ATGGCCGTCCTTCCTGACAATCGTGAAGAGCAGATCGTCTTCTGCGAGACCCACAACGACACGTGGGAATCCAACTTTGCCGCGATCGGATTGGCGTCCGATATGGTCACGCTTCTGAAGGCGCGGACCGTGGCGGCGCGCGGGGCGCTCGACGCCGCGCTCGAGGCGCGCCTCGCCAGCAAGACCGCGACCAGCGAGTATTACAACGCCGTCGCCCTCATGCGCACCCAGGCCGCCCTGTGCATCGATCTCATCAAGGCCCACGCCGCCCAGCAGCCCAACCCGGCGGTCGTCTACAACCTCGCGCAGATCCCGCTCCCGTCCCCCCCGTCGCCGCTGCCGGCCGTGGGCAAGCCCGAGGACTTCATCATTACCTTGCAGCCGAGCGGGGCCGTGACGCTCTCGTGGACCGCCGACAACGCCGCGGCCAGCAGCGGGGCGTTCTTCGAGGTCACGAGGAAACTCCCGGGGCAGACGGCCTTCGTCGGGATCGGGGGCGCCCCCGGCGCGACCAATCGCGACCGGCGCATGGCCTTCACCGACCAGAGCCTCCCCTCGACGAGCGCGGCCTCGGGCGCGCAGTACATCGTCCGCGGCCGGCGCGGCGAGGACTGGGGCCTGCCCAGCGACGTCGTGCTCGTGCAGTTCGGCTTCGACGCCGCGGGGAACATGACCAGCGCCACGCTGCAGATGGCGGCGTGA
- a CDS encoding flavin reductase family protein, translating to MDIDPASLSQPDRYKLLIGGIVPRPIAWVSTVAPDGSGPAGRTNLAPFSFFSGVGSNPLSLLFCPALNERGEEKDTLRNAKPVDEGGVGEFVVSVATHALARKVAATAEALPHGESEFEAFGLTPAKSRVVRPPRVMESPLSFECVTERVIRLNPGAPAGGVIVIGRIVSVHAAEGIVNERHHIDPAALDAIGRMGGFDYCTTRERFQMPPGRKALDASSPMGG from the coding sequence ATGGACATCGATCCCGCGTCGCTCTCGCAGCCCGATCGGTACAAGTTGCTCATCGGCGGGATCGTCCCCAGGCCAATCGCGTGGGTCTCGACCGTGGCCCCTGATGGGAGCGGTCCCGCCGGGCGCACCAACCTCGCGCCCTTCTCCTTCTTTTCCGGCGTGGGGAGCAACCCCCTCTCGCTCCTGTTCTGTCCCGCCCTCAACGAGCGCGGCGAGGAGAAGGACACGCTGCGGAACGCGAAGCCCGTGGACGAGGGCGGCGTCGGCGAGTTCGTCGTCAGCGTCGCCACGCACGCCCTCGCGAGGAAGGTCGCCGCGACCGCCGAGGCGTTGCCCCATGGCGAGAGCGAGTTCGAGGCGTTCGGCCTGACGCCGGCGAAGAGCCGCGTGGTGAGGCCGCCGCGCGTGATGGAAAGCCCCTTGTCGTTCGAGTGCGTGACCGAGAGGGTGATCCGGTTGAACCCCGGCGCTCCCGCGGGGGGTGTCATCGTCATCGGCCGGATCGTGAGCGTGCACGCGGCGGAGGGAATCGTGAACGAGCGGCACCACATCGACCCGGCGGCCCTCGACGCCATCGGACGCATGGGCGGATTCGACTATTGCACGACCCGGGAAAGGTTCCAGATGCCCCCGGGGCGGAAGGCGTTGGACGCGTCATCGCCGATGGGCGGGTGA